In one Actinomyces trachealis genomic region, the following are encoded:
- a CDS encoding ATP-dependent Clp protease proteolytic subunit, translating into MSELTARTTPVSETPGAGLGLTDSIYNRLLKERIIWLGSEVRDDNANAICAQMLLLAAEAPERDIYLYINSPGGSVTAGMAIYDTMEYVQPDVVTVATGMAASMGQFLLSAGAKGKRYITPHARVLMHQPSGGAGGSATDIRINADLIIKMKQELAEITADKTGHSVEEIIRDSDRDHWFSASEALEYGFVDHIVSSAREIQQNGEN; encoded by the coding sequence GTGAGCGAGCTGACCGCGCGGACCACCCCCGTGTCCGAGACCCCCGGTGCTGGCCTGGGCCTGACCGACTCCATCTACAACCGCCTCCTCAAGGAGCGGATCATCTGGCTCGGTTCTGAGGTGCGTGACGACAACGCCAACGCCATCTGCGCCCAGATGCTGCTGCTCGCCGCCGAGGCTCCTGAGCGGGACATCTACCTGTACATCAACAGCCCCGGCGGCTCGGTGACCGCTGGCATGGCCATCTACGACACCATGGAGTACGTACAGCCTGACGTAGTCACAGTGGCCACCGGCATGGCTGCCTCCATGGGCCAGTTCCTCCTGAGCGCCGGAGCCAAGGGTAAGCGCTATATCACCCCACACGCCCGCGTCCTCATGCATCAGCCCTCCGGCGGTGCAGGCGGCTCGGCCACTGACATCCGCATCAACGCGGACCTCATTATCAAGATGAAGCAGGAGCTGGCGGAGATCACTGCGGACAAGACCGGACACAGTGTCGAGGAGATCATCCGCGACTCCGACCGAGACCACTGGTTCAGCGCCAGCGAGGCCCTTGAGTACGGCTTCGTGGACCACATCGTGTCCTCCGCCCGTGAGATCCAGCAGAACGGAGAGAACTGA
- a CDS encoding ASCH domain-containing protein, with the protein MPLSPEQERYWRAYLAAAPAPPEQGCSVVVGAPGNDENADMLLELYLLGKKTAGSGLLEEYLAVGEPLPRIGDRWIALDSQGRPRCILRTVRVETHRFLDVPERIAVAEGEGDLTLDYWRSSHTRFFAPYLQDWGLSKIEDATVVTEFFELVYA; encoded by the coding sequence ATGCCGCTGTCCCCGGAGCAAGAGCGATACTGGCGCGCCTACCTGGCGGCCGCCCCAGCGCCACCCGAGCAGGGCTGCAGTGTTGTCGTCGGCGCTCCAGGCAACGACGAGAACGCAGACATGCTCCTCGAGTTGTACCTGCTGGGCAAGAAGACCGCCGGAAGCGGACTGCTCGAGGAGTACCTCGCCGTCGGCGAACCGCTGCCCCGCATCGGCGACCGCTGGATCGCCCTCGATTCCCAAGGGCGTCCACGGTGCATCCTGCGTACCGTCCGTGTCGAGACCCACCGTTTCTTAGACGTACCCGAGCGGATCGCCGTGGCAGAGGGCGAGGGCGATCTGACGCTCGATTACTGGCGATCCAGTCACACCCGCTTCTTCGCCCCATATCTCCAGGACTGGGGCCTTTCCAAGATCGAGGACGCCACGGTCGTCACGGAGTTCTTCGAACTCGTCTACGCGTAG
- a CDS encoding cupin domain-containing protein — translation MPTTPVTESLFRLGLNEALPVSEEATTSRVVVNNEVLRTVIFTFDAGQLLTEHASPKAVVVTLLEGEMDFSIGERTERLAAGDVVYLAPGARHALTAVTACRMQLVMVEVGGH, via the coding sequence ATGCCCACCACCCCTGTCACCGAGTCCCTGTTCCGCCTGGGCCTGAACGAGGCCCTGCCGGTCTCCGAGGAGGCCACGACCTCACGCGTCGTCGTCAACAACGAGGTCCTGCGCACCGTGATCTTCACCTTCGACGCCGGCCAGCTGCTCACGGAGCACGCCTCCCCCAAGGCCGTCGTCGTCACGCTGTTGGAGGGCGAGATGGACTTCTCCATCGGCGAGCGCACCGAGCGCCTCGCCGCGGGCGACGTCGTCTACCTGGCCCCGGGCGCACGCCACGCGCTCACGGCTGTGACTGCCTGCCGCATGCAGCTCGTCATGGTCGAGGTCGGCGGTCACTGA
- a CDS encoding FMN-dependent dehydrogenase, which produces MPSYRSILTIRDLRAGQQPDAVQQAARQAVTQTTTLEAFQVEVVRGEPRVTIRFTAVDDADARSVHERSLTAVREVASAPHAVLAKVVGGRSVSLH; this is translated from the coding sequence ATGCCCTCTTACCGCAGCATCCTGACGATTCGAGACCTCCGGGCGGGCCAACAGCCTGACGCCGTGCAGCAGGCCGCCCGGCAGGCAGTCACCCAGACCACCACCTTGGAAGCCTTCCAGGTGGAGGTCGTGCGCGGGGAACCGCGCGTCACTATCCGCTTCACCGCCGTTGACGATGCCGATGCCCGCTCCGTCCACGAACGCAGCCTCACGGCAGTACGTGAGGTAGCCAGCGCCCCGCATGCCGTGCTCGCCAAGGTCGTGGGCGGGCGCAGCGTCTCCCTGCACTGA
- the tig gene encoding trigger factor: MKSTVENLDPTRIKLTVEVPYEELKPSLDAAYKEIGSQIQVPGFRRGKVPARVVDQRVGRATVIQEAINHKMPDLYRDAMVETGRIPMLQPEIEVTELPAITGPNGGQLGFTVEVVVRPEIELPSFEGVELTVDAVETTDADVDTELNNLRARFGSLKAVSRKAKTGDFVTIDLKAVIDGEEVDSVSGISYEIGKGNMLAGLDTALQGLKAEESATFTTTLAGGEHEGEEAEVTVTATAVKERELPVADDEFAQMASEFDTIDELREDLKKQVTERKTGEQAIAARDALLDKLREDVKCEVPEAAVDHEVKQHLTAEGKADDEEHGKEIREEVANNLRDQIILDVLAESLEVGVGQDELIEFLGQTAQQYGMEPSQFMQGAQQAGQIPAFVSEIARNKSLARALRHVTVKDSKGEVVDLTEFIGSDQADAAALVSQVEKVAGSSAAAASSASAASAASAE, translated from the coding sequence GTGAAGAGCACTGTCGAGAACCTTGACCCCACGCGCATCAAGCTGACCGTGGAGGTCCCCTACGAGGAGCTCAAGCCCAGCCTCGACGCCGCCTACAAGGAGATCGGCTCCCAGATCCAGGTTCCCGGTTTCCGTCGCGGCAAGGTGCCCGCCCGCGTCGTCGACCAGCGCGTCGGTCGCGCCACCGTCATCCAGGAGGCCATCAACCACAAGATGCCTGACCTCTACCGTGACGCCATGGTGGAGACCGGCCGCATCCCCATGCTCCAGCCGGAGATCGAAGTCACCGAGCTGCCTGCTATCACCGGCCCGAACGGCGGCCAGCTGGGCTTCACCGTGGAGGTCGTCGTCCGCCCCGAGATCGAGCTGCCCTCCTTCGAGGGTGTTGAGCTCACCGTCGACGCCGTCGAGACCACTGACGCCGACGTCGACACCGAGCTGAACAACCTGCGTGCCCGTTTCGGCTCCCTCAAGGCCGTCTCCCGCAAAGCGAAGACCGGTGACTTCGTCACCATTGACCTCAAGGCCGTCATTGACGGTGAAGAGGTTGACTCCGTGTCCGGTATCTCCTATGAGATCGGCAAGGGCAACATGCTCGCGGGCCTGGACACCGCTCTGCAGGGCCTGAAGGCCGAGGAGTCTGCCACCTTCACTACCACCCTGGCCGGTGGCGAGCACGAGGGTGAGGAGGCTGAGGTCACCGTCACCGCCACCGCCGTCAAGGAGCGCGAGTTGCCCGTTGCCGACGACGAGTTCGCCCAGATGGCCTCCGAGTTCGACACCATCGACGAGCTGCGTGAGGACCTGAAGAAGCAGGTCACTGAGCGCAAGACCGGTGAGCAGGCCATCGCCGCTCGCGACGCCCTCCTGGACAAGCTCCGCGAGGACGTCAAGTGTGAGGTGCCTGAGGCCGCCGTCGACCACGAGGTCAAGCAGCACCTCACCGCCGAGGGCAAGGCCGACGACGAGGAGCACGGCAAGGAGATCCGCGAGGAGGTTGCCAACAACCTGCGCGACCAGATCATCCTCGACGTTCTAGCCGAGTCCCTGGAGGTCGGCGTGGGTCAGGACGAACTCATCGAGTTCCTGGGCCAGACTGCCCAGCAGTACGGCATGGAGCCCAGCCAGTTCATGCAGGGAGCCCAGCAGGCTGGTCAGATCCCCGCCTTCGTCTCCGAGATCGCCCGCAACAAGTCCCTGGCCAGGGCCCTGCGCCACGTGACTGTCAAGGACTCCAAGGGTGAAGTGGTTGACCTGACCGAGTTCATCGGCTCCGACCAGGCTGACGCCGCCGCCTTGGTCTCCCAGGTTGAGAAGGTTGCGGGCTCCAGCGCCGCCGCTGCCTCCTCAGCCAGTGCCGCCTCCGCCGCCAGCGCCGAGTGA
- a CDS encoding chorismate mutase, which yields MSSSTATAGDSPQARSQRGEQGISGVPPELAHYRATIDNLDAALVHLLAERFRCTQQVGQLKARLDLPPADPAREERQVARLRALAEDSGLDPVFAEKFFTFIVSEVIRHHETIREEHAGYGGSPTNLGSARF from the coding sequence ATGAGCAGCTCGACGGCCACGGCAGGCGACTCGCCGCAGGCCCGCAGCCAGAGAGGCGAGCAAGGCATCTCCGGAGTGCCACCTGAGCTGGCCCACTACCGCGCCACTATTGACAACCTGGACGCCGCCCTGGTGCACCTGCTCGCCGAGCGTTTCCGCTGCACGCAACAGGTAGGCCAGCTCAAGGCCCGCCTGGACCTGCCCCCCGCCGATCCAGCCCGGGAGGAGCGTCAGGTGGCCCGGCTGCGGGCCCTGGCGGAGGACTCCGGCCTGGACCCGGTGTTCGCGGAGAAGTTCTTTACCTTTATTGTCTCCGAGGTGATTCGCCACCACGAGACGATCCGTGAAGAGCACGCGGGATACGGGGGCAGTCCCACTAACCTCGGCTCCGCCCGTTTTTAG
- the clpX gene encoding ATP-dependent Clp protease ATP-binding subunit ClpX — protein MARNAESVDLLKCSFCGKSQKQVKKLIAGSGVYICDECIELCNEIVEEEGAEAGVGVPLELPKPQEIFDFLNQYVIGQEGAKRAMSVAVYNHYKRVQVRERSVAEGEGLELGKSNILLLGPTGTGKTHLARTLAKLLDVPFAIVDATALTEAGYVGEDVENILLKLIQAADGDIKRAEKGIIYIDEIDKIGRKAENPSITRDVSGEGVQQALLKIIEGTTASVPPGGGRKHPHQEFLEIDTTNILFIAAGAFAGIEEIVRQRERKETGTQLVGFGATLATDSAKAVFNSPVRPEDLHKFGLIPEFIGRLPVIATVQDLGIPELVRVMTEPKNALVSQYEYLFSLDGVELDFTPEAVRAIAELALDRKTGARGLTSIVEEVLGQAMFEVPSRPEVGRVVVDADAVAGKRAPRYETGSSVARSKSGRSRTA, from the coding sequence GTGGCACGCAACGCCGAGAGCGTCGACCTACTCAAGTGCTCTTTTTGCGGCAAGAGCCAGAAACAGGTAAAGAAGCTTATCGCTGGCTCCGGCGTCTACATCTGCGACGAGTGCATCGAACTGTGTAACGAGATCGTCGAAGAGGAGGGCGCCGAGGCCGGTGTCGGCGTGCCCTTGGAGCTACCCAAGCCCCAGGAGATCTTCGACTTCCTCAACCAATACGTGATCGGCCAAGAGGGCGCCAAACGCGCCATGAGTGTGGCCGTGTACAACCACTACAAGCGCGTCCAGGTGCGTGAGCGTTCAGTGGCTGAGGGGGAGGGCCTGGAACTCGGGAAGTCCAACATCCTGCTGCTGGGCCCCACCGGCACCGGCAAGACCCACCTGGCCCGCACTTTGGCCAAGCTCCTGGATGTGCCCTTTGCCATCGTGGACGCCACCGCCCTGACCGAGGCCGGCTACGTAGGTGAGGACGTGGAGAACATCCTCCTCAAACTCATCCAGGCCGCCGACGGGGACATCAAGCGCGCCGAGAAGGGCATCATCTACATCGACGAGATCGACAAGATCGGCCGCAAGGCTGAGAACCCGTCGATCACCCGGGATGTCTCCGGTGAGGGCGTCCAGCAGGCCCTGCTGAAGATCATTGAGGGCACCACCGCCTCCGTGCCCCCAGGGGGCGGGCGCAAGCACCCCCACCAGGAGTTCCTGGAGATCGACACCACCAACATCTTGTTCATCGCCGCCGGGGCTTTCGCGGGAATCGAGGAGATTGTCCGACAGCGTGAGCGCAAGGAGACTGGCACCCAGCTGGTGGGCTTCGGAGCCACCCTGGCCACAGACTCCGCCAAGGCCGTCTTCAACTCCCCAGTGCGTCCCGAGGACCTGCACAAGTTCGGTCTGATCCCTGAGTTTATTGGCCGTCTGCCCGTGATAGCCACGGTGCAGGACCTGGGCATCCCCGAGCTGGTACGCGTCATGACCGAGCCCAAGAACGCCCTGGTTTCCCAGTACGAGTACCTCTTTAGTCTTGACGGTGTGGAGTTGGACTTCACCCCAGAGGCCGTGCGGGCCATCGCCGAGCTGGCCTTGGACCGTAAGACTGGCGCCCGGGGCCTGACCTCCATCGTAGAAGAAGTCCTCGGGCAGGCCATGTTTGAGGTGCCCTCCAGACCGGAGGTGGGCCGGGTGGTCGTGGACGCTGACGCTGTGGCAGGCAAGCGGGCGCCCCGCTACGAGACCGGCTCCAGCGTCGCCAGGTCCAAGAGCGGCCGGAGCCGCACCGCATGA
- a CDS encoding helix-turn-helix domain-containing protein codes for MQYQGKVSGPESLGRMLQQARLVAGLTQRELANQMGTTQKYIWEMEADKPSIIMDRLFAAMQATGMELTATITVPSDEDASQGEIDHG; via the coding sequence ATGCAATACCAGGGCAAGGTGTCGGGGCCGGAATCGCTTGGGCGCATGCTGCAACAGGCACGCTTGGTGGCCGGGCTGACACAGCGTGAGCTAGCAAATCAGATGGGCACCACTCAGAAGTACATCTGGGAGATGGAGGCCGACAAGCCGTCCATCATCATGGACCGGTTGTTTGCGGCCATGCAGGCGACCGGCATGGAACTCACGGCCACCATCACCGTCCCCTCTGATGAGGATGCTTCTCAAGGTGAGATTGACCATGGGTGA
- a CDS encoding TetR/AcrR family transcriptional regulator, which translates to MPHQTFFNLPEGKRCRLMGALKAEFAAHPYQRASVDRVAATAGVSKGSFYQYFKDKQDAYTYLLQDVVGARIGLAGTPLPENSLQEVLTALIKGNHDFHERDPQGWAVLARSLADDAPTTLASAEALPAEWRHWAVKAITSYQKNGELRGDVAPATAAWLLERVLLGMPQHIMSRFQLAPEAAVENCSAFDHPEIAAVTHDVVAMLTAALLAPEAPADQVPAQD; encoded by the coding sequence ATGCCGCACCAAACCTTCTTCAACCTTCCCGAAGGTAAACGCTGCCGCCTCATGGGCGCGCTCAAAGCTGAGTTCGCCGCTCACCCCTACCAGCGGGCCTCCGTAGACCGGGTCGCCGCCACCGCTGGGGTCTCCAAAGGCAGTTTCTACCAGTACTTCAAGGACAAGCAGGACGCCTACACCTACCTGCTCCAAGACGTCGTCGGGGCGCGTATCGGCCTGGCAGGCACGCCCCTGCCTGAGAACAGCCTCCAGGAAGTGCTCACCGCCCTGATCAAGGGCAACCACGACTTCCATGAACGAGACCCCCAAGGTTGGGCCGTGCTCGCACGCTCCCTGGCTGATGACGCCCCCACCACCCTCGCCTCTGCTGAGGCCCTCCCGGCAGAATGGCGCCACTGGGCCGTAAAAGCCATTACCTCATACCAAAAGAACGGAGAGCTACGCGGCGACGTCGCCCCTGCCACCGCCGCCTGGCTGCTTGAGCGAGTACTACTAGGCATGCCTCAGCACATCATGAGCCGCTTCCAACTAGCACCTGAGGCAGCTGTTGAGAACTGCAGCGCCTTTGATCACCCGGAGATCGCGGCGGTCACGCACGACGTCGTCGCCATGCTCACCGCGGCTCTGCTCGCTCCGGAAGCACCAGCTGACCAAGTACCTGCCCAAGACTAA
- a CDS encoding ATP-dependent Clp protease proteolytic subunit, with protein sequence MTSSRPYFDAIARQVAAAGVNPATLPTARYVMPQFEERTAYGFKRQDAYSKLFEDRIVFMGVQVDDTSADDIMAQLLVLESQDPDGLITMYINSPGGSFTALTAIYDTMQYIKPQIQTVCLGQAASAAAVILAAGSPGRRLALPNVRVLIHQPAMEGVQGQASDIEIVANEIDRMRDWLEQTLAAHTGQDAAKVHQDLERDKILTAQAAKEYGIVDQVLSSRKAPASPHSV encoded by the coding sequence ATGACCAGCTCCCGCCCCTACTTTGACGCCATCGCCCGCCAGGTCGCTGCCGCAGGTGTCAACCCCGCAACCCTGCCCACCGCCCGCTACGTGATGCCCCAGTTCGAGGAGCGCACCGCCTACGGCTTTAAGCGGCAGGACGCCTACTCCAAGCTCTTCGAAGACCGTATCGTTTTCATGGGCGTGCAGGTGGACGACACCAGTGCCGACGACATCATGGCCCAGCTTCTCGTCCTGGAGTCCCAGGACCCAGACGGCCTCATCACCATGTATATCAACAGTCCCGGCGGCTCCTTCACTGCCCTGACGGCCATCTACGACACGATGCAGTACATCAAGCCGCAAATCCAGACCGTCTGCCTAGGGCAGGCCGCCTCCGCCGCCGCCGTCATTCTGGCCGCAGGCTCACCGGGCCGCCGTCTGGCCCTGCCCAACGTTCGTGTGCTCATCCACCAGCCGGCCATGGAAGGCGTACAGGGCCAAGCCTCCGACATTGAGATCGTCGCCAATGAGATCGACCGCATGCGCGATTGGCTTGAGCAAACCCTGGCCGCTCACACCGGCCAGGACGCGGCCAAGGTCCACCAGGACCTAGAGCGGGACAAGATCCTGACGGCGCAAGCCGCCAAGGAGTACGGGATCGTGGACCAGGTGCTTAGCTCCCGAAAAGCCCCCGCGTCCCCGCACTCCGTCTGA
- a CDS encoding recombinase family protein — translation MKIGYARVSTARQGQSLDTQREALVDAGCDAQHLYSNIINGTNWTRPGLSDALDYMRPGDTLVVTRLDRLGRNLYETVTTIADLAEREISVQVLDPALDTSRPADKVVVNVMASLAEWERELLVERTREGVAHARARGRTAGPKPKLTGEQARQARQLVDGGKSIAAVARSFGVSRQTLYRALERVASAQVVI, via the coding sequence ATGAAAATCGGCTACGCACGAGTCTCGACCGCCCGGCAGGGACAGTCCCTCGATACCCAGCGCGAGGCGCTGGTGGACGCGGGCTGCGATGCCCAGCACCTGTACTCAAACATCATCAACGGTACTAACTGGACCCGCCCCGGGCTCTCTGACGCGCTTGATTACATGCGGCCAGGCGACACCCTTGTCGTTACCCGTCTCGACCGCCTCGGACGCAACCTCTACGAGACCGTCACCACCATCGCAGACCTCGCAGAGCGCGAGATCAGCGTGCAAGTGCTCGACCCCGCGCTCGACACCTCCCGCCCCGCAGACAAGGTAGTCGTCAACGTCATGGCCTCGCTCGCTGAGTGGGAACGTGAACTGCTTGTGGAACGCACCCGTGAGGGAGTGGCCCACGCACGGGCACGGGGTAGGACCGCTGGGCCCAAGCCCAAGCTCACCGGTGAGCAAGCGCGACAAGCTCGCCAGCTCGTCGATGGTGGCAAGAGCATCGCCGCTGTAGCGAGATCCTTTGGAGTCTCTCGTCAGACGCTCTACAGGGCACTAGAACGCGTAGCAAGTGCACAGGTGGTCATCTAA
- a CDS encoding class I SAM-dependent methyltransferase produces the protein MEIGSTGAASADGAAQAPGDPAPRGSRQAPEATRMQGHWLLAMLGKRVLRPGGIELTRRMLGACALAPGQHLVELGPGVGRTAEILLATRPSSYRGVDPHPEGREQVAAVLDGHPEAQYVVADAAQTGLPEASADLVVGEAMLTMQSDAHKREIIAEAARLLAPGGRYAIHELALRGDLTDTEVKATHKEISRAIRVGARPLTVAGWSQMLTEAGLVVEWSGTAPMHLLEPRRLVQDEGLVGTARFILRMARTPGARDRVTSMRRLFRLRASALTAVALVARKPTETTEATED, from the coding sequence ATGGAGATCGGCTCAACAGGTGCCGCCAGTGCCGACGGCGCTGCCCAGGCCCCGGGCGACCCAGCACCGCGTGGCAGCCGCCAGGCGCCCGAGGCCACCCGCATGCAGGGTCACTGGCTCCTGGCCATGCTCGGCAAGCGGGTCCTGCGACCGGGCGGAATCGAGCTGACCCGCCGCATGCTGGGCGCCTGCGCGCTGGCACCCGGCCAGCACCTGGTCGAGCTGGGCCCCGGCGTGGGCCGCACCGCCGAGATACTGCTGGCCACCCGCCCCTCCTCCTACCGGGGTGTGGACCCCCACCCCGAGGGCCGTGAACAGGTGGCGGCCGTCCTTGACGGACACCCCGAGGCCCAGTACGTGGTCGCCGACGCCGCCCAGACCGGGCTGCCTGAGGCCAGCGCCGACCTCGTCGTGGGCGAGGCCATGCTCACGATGCAGTCCGACGCGCACAAGCGCGAGATCATCGCCGAGGCCGCCCGCCTGCTCGCCCCCGGCGGGCGCTACGCCATCCACGAGCTGGCGCTGCGCGGGGACCTGACGGACACCGAGGTCAAGGCCACCCACAAGGAGATCTCCCGCGCCATCAGGGTCGGGGCCCGCCCCTTGACCGTGGCCGGATGGAGCCAGATGCTCACCGAGGCCGGTCTGGTCGTTGAGTGGAGCGGCACCGCCCCCATGCACCTGCTCGAACCCCGCCGACTTGTGCAGGATGAGGGGCTGGTGGGGACGGCGCGCTTCATACTGCGCATGGCCCGCACCCCAGGCGCACGCGACCGGGTCACAAGCATGCGCCGACTGTTCCGCCTACGCGCCAGCGCGCTCACCGCCGTCGCCCTCGTGGCCCGCAAGCCCACTGAGACCACTGAGGCCACTGAGGACTGA
- a CDS encoding N-6 DNA methylase: MPPGQTARRPAPRRVLPSGGLVSPHRCHLRLARRCIQLDTVCDPAGGSGGFVTAAFRHVRQAVLESTPSKSPQRERQLDAAKQSIFLSEISPRLVKLAKTAMLLNGDGHAGMTQGNSLGPYESLDPWIQSRCARGVPKVILTNPPFAGQGEARITDPNILASFEVARYRTVSKATGQPTSELMPQQSPELLFFERCLDWLAEGGRMGIVLPKAFLDTAQTIRVRELLFERAYLDAVVTLHKDSFQPDTGVRTCIIFLTKKTAEQRLQEDDDYSIFMAVSQKVGQTSEGEPIFVMGDDGMPTTRLDHDLDEIVSDYEDFKGGKLVPSQYRYSIKRSQIDGRININPQFYSPHLNESIETIRRFDDMEGWSVTTLGQLEKGIAIFKGPRLKTESVIVKESSTGTQVVGYFTPSSMLQDKRDSAKYIDLAKASKKQLRDFNVVTVHQGDLLLTRSGSIGRLAYVSSVMDGQIVSDDMIHVRVPTANIRAYVAAFLLSDNAHAQMLMNEYGSVQQHLEPSHVRDLLIPVPENWEDAASLIASGHRFMTSKEMSDRAMEGLRAHGFDRGITDLLTASDSSDEKDV, encoded by the coding sequence GTGCCGCCCGGGCAGACCGCTCGGCGGCCAGCACCACGGCGCGTTTTGCCTAGTGGCGGGCTAGTTTCGCCCCATCGGTGCCATCTGCGCCTCGCGCGGCGTTGTATCCAACTTGATACGGTCTGCGACCCTGCTGGAGGATCGGGCGGGTTTGTCACTGCTGCTTTCCGGCACGTTCGCCAAGCTGTTTTGGAATCGACGCCTTCTAAGAGCCCTCAGCGCGAACGTCAACTTGACGCGGCAAAGCAGAGTATTTTCTTGTCCGAGATCAGCCCTCGGCTTGTGAAGCTCGCAAAGACAGCGATGCTTTTGAACGGTGATGGGCACGCGGGTATGACGCAGGGAAATTCGCTCGGCCCTTATGAATCTCTCGATCCGTGGATCCAGTCACGGTGTGCACGAGGCGTTCCCAAGGTCATCCTTACGAATCCTCCTTTTGCTGGACAAGGTGAAGCTCGGATCACTGATCCGAACATACTCGCAAGCTTCGAGGTAGCACGGTATCGGACGGTCTCAAAAGCTACCGGTCAGCCGACGAGCGAGCTCATGCCTCAACAAAGTCCCGAGCTCTTATTCTTCGAGCGTTGTCTTGATTGGCTTGCTGAAGGTGGCCGAATGGGAATAGTTCTTCCAAAGGCTTTTCTAGACACTGCCCAAACTATACGCGTCAGAGAATTGTTATTCGAGCGGGCCTACCTTGATGCCGTCGTAACGCTTCATAAGGACTCTTTTCAACCAGACACAGGTGTCCGTACGTGCATCATCTTTCTCACGAAGAAGACTGCCGAGCAAAGACTTCAAGAGGATGATGACTATAGTATTTTCATGGCTGTGTCCCAGAAGGTTGGACAGACATCTGAGGGTGAGCCGATCTTTGTCATGGGTGATGACGGTATGCCCACAACCAGGCTTGATCACGACCTTGACGAGATAGTCAGCGATTATGAAGATTTCAAGGGCGGCAAGCTTGTTCCCTCGCAATACCGCTACTCGATTAAGCGCTCTCAGATCGATGGTCGCATCAATATCAATCCGCAGTTTTATTCGCCGCATCTCAACGAATCAATTGAAACCATTCGCCGGTTCGATGACATGGAGGGGTGGTCTGTAACAACACTCGGACAGCTTGAAAAAGGAATAGCCATTTTTAAAGGCCCCCGATTGAAGACCGAGAGCGTCATCGTCAAGGAGTCTTCTACTGGAACGCAGGTTGTCGGCTATTTCACGCCGTCCTCTATGCTTCAGGATAAACGTGACTCCGCGAAATATATAGACCTCGCTAAGGCGTCAAAGAAACAGCTTCGCGACTTCAATGTTGTTACTGTTCATCAAGGTGATCTGTTGCTTACCCGTTCCGGATCTATTGGGCGACTCGCTTATGTTTCCAGTGTAATGGATGGTCAAATTGTGTCCGACGACATGATTCACGTTCGGGTTCCAACGGCCAACATTCGTGCCTACGTAGCTGCTTTCCTATTGTCCGACAATGCGCACGCGCAGATGTTGATGAACGAATATGGGTCCGTTCAACAGCATCTTGAACCGTCCCACGTCAGAGATTTACTTATTCCGGTGCCAGAAAACTGGGAAGATGCTGCTAGTTTGATTGCAAGCGGACATAGGTTCATGACATCTAAAGAGATGTCAGATCGGGCGATGGAAGGGCTTCGTGCCCACGGTTTTGATCGTGGAATTACAGATCTATTGACCGCCTCTGATTCGAGCGATGAGAAGGACGTATGA